Below is a genomic region from Rosa chinensis cultivar Old Blush chromosome 5, RchiOBHm-V2, whole genome shotgun sequence.
AGAGATGGAAGACTCTCTAATATTTGGCAGCCCTTTAAAGACGCAGGCTGTCCTCAGAACAAGGGTGGAGTCGACACTGATAGATGAGTTGACAAAGCCGGCAGAAGAGAGAGATGCCAGGAAGATAGCTGTGCTAATGATGACATATCTATTCAGCACATTCTTCTTCACCCGAACCGGTGCTCAGATCACATGGGATATGGTCGCGATTTGTGAACGGATTGAGACCATAAACATGTACAACTGGCCAAGATTAATTCTGAACTTCTTGATGGAAGGGTTACAAAAGTATAGGAGGAACAGTCCATCTGTTTTGAATGGATGCCTTCTTCTCATCTATTACTGGTTCCTTGAGAAGACCGAGGCAAAGACTTGGATTCCTGGAAAGTAGAATGAGACTCCACGATTCATCCGATGGTCAATAAAGGAAATTTTTAACCTGGAGCAGATGTACATGAACGAGAACTTAGCCGTGGTAAGCAAATTACAAAAacattatatatataccttATTTTCAATGTTTACTACACATTACTTACTTGTTAAATGTAACAGGATCTGATAAAAGCTAAACCATGGCCTGCAAAAATTAGACTGGAAGACCTCGAGCTGGGTGATGAGGTGCAGGACACACCAAGCTTTGACAACTGGGTGAGTGGCACAACTGAGCTTGTCTGCGGCTACTAATTGTTTTTGTAATAGATACATTATTGGGACCCAGTAATGTGTTAACCCAGTAATAGGCCAGTAATAGATACCTTAAACAAAGCCTATGAACTGAATAACTGATGTTTGTTGGTTGAATTTTAAATCATTGACTTGTTTACATGTAGATATGTGCTTTTATGtgagtctactggggggcaataatattattACTGGCCCCTAGTGAACACATTATTGGGGACCAATACATTGATGGTTTTGGTTATATTTTGTTGGCAGGTACCCCTGGCAAGCCAAGCGGAAGAGCAACAAAATGAAAGGCTGACGGGGAATATCAAGGAACTAATTAGGGAGATGGAGGAAGCCATTGGTGAGACAAAGCCAACAAAAGAAATGGAGGTAAATTTAGCAAGGCTTGCCAAAGGAAATGAGGACTTGACTGCACAGAACAAGGATTTACGGGGAAAGCTTAAGGTTGCCGACGAGAGAATTAGGGAGTTGGAAATTGAAAAGCGGGCCAAAAATAACCTCATCAGGGCGTTGTACATACGGCTTGAAAGGGAGAAAGGAGAGGTCCCCCCACCTGTAACCCAACTTGAGATAGTTCCTTTCAAGATGAGAGTGGTCCCCCAAGATGAAGTTGAGGATGAAAATCCAAACTTTGGACCAAGTGTTGGAGAGGAAACCCATTATGCAGCCAGTGCGGGAAAGTCGACGGACACGGTGACGTCAGCGTTTCCTATTGCACAGGAAGTGTATGAAGAGGAAAATGTAAGCCGTTTTCCTCTGGGGCAACAAGAACATGGGTTTCAAGAGGAAGATGTACAACTTGACAACATTATAAGGAATATTGTTGAGAAAGAAGTGATGGAATTAATTGTTAAGGAAAAAAAGATGGAAGGGACCCATGCAGATCAGGAACAACAGAAGAAAACTCCGCAAATACATTCTATAGTGAAAAACGTGAAGACATACCGGAGGGCTGCCAAGAAGGCTAGAGAGGAGGAGTGGGAGTACGACACTCCGGAAGAGGcaaaaatttcaaagcgagcTGCACCTAAGAAAGCAGGAATCATGCCACAAGCCTatggaaaatttcacaacaagatAAAGCTTAAGGGAGTCAAATGCGATAAGCAAACATGGAAAACACTGGTCCCAGCAGTGGCAAGACACTATCGAGACTTCTTCAATGTTGCTCAGAAGGACACGTAAGTACACAGCGTGGTTTAAATTGGTGTAACAATTTAATTTCCGTTTTTCATACTGATAAAATCTGTGTTGGAATCAAATGTTTCTGTTTCAATAGGACCGAGTTCTGGATCAGCAGTGATCTTCTACGCCGGATCACCAAGCACAACCTAAGAGTAATAATCCAAGAGGGGGACATTGAAACTGACGTAAGTCTTTCAATGAGTGGCTCCATTCAATGATCTACTGCACCCCAGTATAatgattactgccccccagtaatctcATCAATTACTGCAAGTTTCCTTTCTCTTATTACTTATACAGTTTTGATGGAAAGTCCACGTACCCAATGTTGCAGGTGATCACCGTTTATGTTGACTTGCTGAAGTCTGATGCTGAAAAGCAAAATGCGCAAGTGGGACTCCTCGTAGTAGACGCATCGGTAAGTAGCCTAAACCAAATGtattgagttatgtgtttattGGAAAGCAACATTGAGTAACATGCTGAAATATGGAGTACTCTTTGTGTTTACTGGGGTGCAACAATCAATCTACTGGGGTGTAGTAGATAGTTTATGGCCCAATTTCTGgcaatgaatatatataattttgtgttttgaagatgttctatttatttatttcattttgaatGAAAAATAAACTATTCTATGTCGGCCTATTGGGGGCCAGTaggcatattattgccccccagtaatgtgtctactacCCCCACTGAACAAGCAAAACTTGAACCAGATTCAATGATAAGTTTTATTGTTAACTTGAATTAACTTGGTTACGTTCTTTTCACAGTACTATGCTATAAAGTATGAACAGACGAAAGAACAAGACGAGCACCCTCGACCTTTTGAGTGTGGGGTTGAGACAATGATTTATGAACCACTGTGGTCAGTCTTCCGATTCAAAAATGTGCTATTACCAATTCACCACATCACAAGCATGCACTACACCTTACTGGTAATTGACAATGAAAAAAGGAGCTTCAGTCATATGAATTCATTGAGGCCGCTAGTAGATGAATTCAACAATGAGGAGAAGTACCACCTGAATGCAGCAAGAGTGTTATGTAGTAATTACACAAATTCAGTTTCATCTTTCAATACTGTTGGCATGCTTTTGTGGAACTAAAATTCTATATCTGcaaaaaacaagtaaagcaCATAAAGAAATTCATACATTCTGTGAACTTGACTAAGATGAGAATGCCGGGAGAAAGCCAAGATCCAAATGTCACTCGAGAAAAATGCAAAGGCGAAGACGATAAGGAAAACCTGATTATTGTTGAAGAAGCAATGACCGAGGATGAAAAACAAACAAGGAACTGGATCTTACAGAATAACGTTGCAGAGACAGActatgaactctatgaagaCTTTGACTGCCCGCAATAGAATCCATCATCGTAAATACATTGAAACAAAATATTTGTGATAATACTTGTGTAACATTTGTCGTTGCTGCCTACATTCCTAAACATAaattatttttacttctttACAGCAGTGATTGCGGGCCCTTTATGCTACATTACATGGAGAGCATTGTAAATGGCGTAGAACCAACCAAGGAAGGCGGGGACAACATGAGGAAAAGACTACTTGAGAGGTTCATGCACCTAGTATTGGGGAGAAAGTGAGGCATGAGATTAGATATAACATATTTAGACATGTAGTTTTCATATCCGACGTTTAGGGATTGTAAAGTTGTCGTAATAGCATAATCttcaaactatggtgaaatgAACTGCGTTATTGGATGATATAGTATACTGAAGCTGACTTCAATTAGAAGCAGGCACTTTACACAAATGCTCTAAAAAAGACATGTTACTACCTCATATGTCCCAATAAAccaattactgccccccagtattgCCACCCAATAAGCATTAAACCTGTTGGAAAATTGAACTTGTGCTATGTATTTGAAATTTTAATCATCCCAACAGTCAGAATCTGCCATGtgcaaagaaaaatgtttatttgaGCCTGAATATAATCAATTACTGGCCCCCAATAAAtcaattactgccccccagtactGCCACCCAATAAGCATTAAACCTGTTGGAAAATTGAACTTGTGCTATGTAATTGAAATTTTAATCATCCCAACAGTCAGAATCTGCCATAtgcaaagaaaaatgtttatttgtgcctgaatataaacaattactgGCCCCCAATAAACCAATTACTGCCCCAGTAGACAAAGTCAAAACCTAAAAACTCTCTACAGAAACATAAACTACTGCTGAACGAGAGGTTAAGTGCATCTCAACTTGTTATGAGTGCCCATTTTGCCACAACGGCCACAACGAATCAACTTCTTTTCAACCTCGCCAACCGACTTGAACAgcttcaccctaggcctcccGGGGGGCCTCTTCGCAAGGGGAGGTAATATACATTCAGAAGCAGAATCCGAAGAAGACATATCAACATTGGTTATCGGATGGATAGGAAAACTGTAGCTCTTTTTGAACATATCAACATGAAAGTACTtatcaatataatcatataCATTTTCAGAAGCAGCTTGTAATGCAGCAAGACCGTGAGGACAAGGAAAACAATTGATCTGCCATTTAACACAAGAACATGCATGATCGGAAATGTTGACTACATATGAAAAGTCAGATCGAACCTCATAAACTCCAGGACTTGAATAATGGACACTGAAACGACGAGATTTCTCCATCTGCACCTTCAACCTTTCCtccattttgggagttagttCTGTGGTCCAACGTTCTGCCTCTTCCCTCCTTTTACCCGCCATCtccatttgtttaattcttgtCTGGTCCAGCATACAATAGACTGGCATCAAACGCTCAATTGCAATCCAAGAGTTAAATGATTCAGCAATCCCATtagccataattccatatcGGCAGCTAGTATAAAATGCACGGCACCAATTTTCCACAGGCAATTCAGAAAGAAAAGGGTCAATAATATCGGCACCTCCAACTGCTCTAAGTAACCGCAAATTGAAACGGTATTCCTTCTGTGTAGATGAATATGCAACCTTAAAAAACTTCTGCTTTACTTCTTTTATCAATTTTGAATTACCTTTACCACTATATTTACTAGCAAGGTTCGCCACCAAGTGCTTGTAACAAAACAGATGAGGATTACCAGCAAATACCTTATCGAAAGCGCTTAACAATCCAACACCCCGATCACTAATAAATGTGATAACTCTTCCTTGAGGTTCAAGCAGACTCTTCAAATGCTTGAAAAAGAATGTCCAGTTTGCATCTGTCTCAGAATCACAAAAACATATGGCTAGAGGATAGAAACCTGCATAAACCAGATCACAGTAAAatcagtctactgggggccaataatgttgtTATTGCATGGCAGGAAACTATCACAACGTCGCACAGCAATGTAAAAATGATATCTATCACAAttaaagaaactaaaacaagcAACATTAAGCACACAGATGAAACTAACAAAAGCTAATATTACTAGGGGCCAAGAATacattttttttggggggggcaataaacaatACAGTTACCTTGATTCCCATTCCTTCCAGTTGCAGACAGAATCTGCCCCTTGTAAATGCTTTTACCAAACGTtccatcaacatacaacactGGCAAACAGAATTGGAAGCCTTCTACACAACCTCCGTAAGCTACGAAAAGCCTCTGAAAACGATTTGATGATGGTTCAACCTCCAACAAAAAAGAAGAGCCGGGGTTACTCTGCAAAACAGCTTCCTTATACCAAGATAACTTGCTGAACGTGTCTGCATCGGAACCATAAATCGCTTCCTTGGCACgatgctttgctttcaaggcAACCTTGTATGAAATATCAAACCCATATGTTGATTTGAACTTGCTCATAATCTCCCTTGGCTTCAATGAAAGATTAAAGCTAACATCTGCAGCAATGCAAGTCTTGACAACCTTGGATCCCAAAAGCTTGTGTTTTTGAATCCTAACTACACCCTTGCAAGTGTGAGTATTATTCAACTCTGTGATATAAAGGCAACCATTGGCAGATGATGAAAATGCACGAAGATGCCAATCACAACCTTCAGTTCCAACATTTGCACAGACTGCATGAATACGGTCCAAATCATTTCTCAGGAATACAAACTCGAAACCAAGTGCAATTGCATACTTCCTGAGCTTTTCACGGAGCTCAGCAGCGCCATGAAACTTATCCCCGACATTATGAATATAAGAACTCCACTCATCAGATAAATACGTCTTGTGAACTTCAGTCCTGAATGCATCACCCAAAtaatcatcttcatcaataACTTCCGAACCACTATCCACCGAACAGTATCTCCTACAACCTCCCCCAGTCTTTAAAACTGAAACATCAACACACTCTAACCTATGTATTCTGGCAGAGCAAAACAGCATCTGGAAATCACGATCATTACGCAGAAAACAGACTTCACAACCTGGAACTGAATACTGAAGCTCAACAATATCAGTTGGGGAAAACTGGAATGTGCGGAAAATGTCTTCATACAACTCAGAGTAGCTCATGCATTGATTCAAAGGAATCATATATCCTTTGCCAGAGTAAAGGCACCTAGCAACCAGAGGATCAGCCATAGACCTACGAGGAAAACACAGGCAAACGAATCTATTATTAAACCTAAAACACATATTACTGCTCCCCAATAAACTGaatactgccccccaataatgtaATCAAACCTACCAAAACGAAGTAGAAGCAGTACCAAACAACTTTTAAAATGATGAAAAGGATAagaaaaaacaacaattacaaCTACTTAATAACACATAAAACATTACTACCCCCCAGTATAATGATTACTGGTCCCCAGTAATATAGTCAAAACAGCTATAAAAAATTTGTAAGACATAATAAATTTCAATGCATTCAAATAAAGCATCAGTAAGCAACAATTATAGATACTAAAATATCGTTGAacaacattattggcccccactagaaatattactgcctcccaaGAATATAATCAGAACTACCGCAACACTTCGGAAACAGCTCAACTGCAAAATCCAAACATGAATTCaccaaaataaacaagaaattaaTACAGAAACTCAAAACTAACACAATGCACTCAAAAACAGCTGGaagttcaaaatcaaaattacaaaaacaattcataaccaaaacaaacacCTGGAAGCTCTGATTCATAAAAATCAGTTCGAAAATAAGACAACAATTCGTACAAaaaaattcctaaaatcaaacatATTAAACAGAGCTAAAAGCCAAACGGAATAGATAGAGgtaaagaaacaaaagcaaaccGCAGTGGAGGAATACAAAGAGCATCTGGATCATGATCCATGTGAAAATCACAGCAGAATTTCTCTCTCTATGAATCTCAAAACTTCTACCACAAGCTCTAAATATAAATCGCAAGAGCTTCACACACCGAACTCGCCGTAAGGCTTCACAAACCGGAACCAGGGAGCTTCTCTCTCCTGTCTATGTAAATCGcacagctcctctctctctctctaaaatgatAGAGCTCCACACTCAAAACCCAAGGGGCTTCTCTCTCTACAGATACAGCCGAACCTCCCTCACTAAAAACAGAGAGAGCTTCGCTCCCTAAATCACGTTTCTGTTATGATTTCAAAACGATTCAGTAATAGAGGGGCAAAAGCGTCCAAAAATTGAATAAAACAGCCACGTGTTGAAAAAGTTAGGTAATTGGGgtttaaaaatgaaaactgatGATTAAGTGggtaatctcttagagtgtttgggtaaatggggttaaatgtcccagaaattgggtaaatgatcattttccctataaTTTAAATAAGGACTACATTCAGTTTGTCCCCTTAAATTTTGGGGCAAATATCAGTTTGGTCCCTAACCTTTTTTTATATATCATGATGGTTCTTGCACTTCTATTTTCCATCACACaagtccaaaattcaaatttggctCGAAAGATGACATCATATGCTGAGCTggacatttctaatttaatataatttattttttcttttattatctatttttcttttttcttttctctctctcttcaacttcactttgcctctctctcttGGCCGCacgacttctctctctctcttcccagacctttcttcttcttctcttcctctgccatcACCAGAGACCACCACCTCTGGTCACCACTtcactacactgccaccatcatcTGAACCACAACTGAAAACCCAACCAAGACCCAGTCTTTTCATCGTCGATCAAGACCCTCTGTTCACTGCACGCGACCTCCAAACCTATGACGCCACTGTTCCATGACCCTCATCGGTTTCCGGCCATCTCCTCACCGCACCACCATCACCACTGCACTCAGCAAGCAATggagaagaaaacccagaagttTCATTGCCACCCGAAGCTGGACGACGCCTTATGTGTCGTCGCCTGAATCTGGGTTATGCAAAGGCCAATTCGTCGTTTCCGGCCACTTCTGAGATGCACGACCACCAGAGCTGGAATCAGAGCCTCACAATTCATCAAAACCCCTTAGTCCTGAACTTTGTTTGCGACTAGAGCCACTGTCGGCCACTACTTCTCCACCGCCAGATTTCCATGCCACCATTATTAATGTCATGAATTATGACTCCGGAGCTTATGGAGAAAGAAGTGGGCACACAAGCTGTGTGTATTGGGAAATTAGGCGAGGTCATGAAATTGATGGGTGTGTAGATGGGGGGTTTGACATTCCTAGACCTGTCCAGGTGGTGGTAATGGGTTCTAGTGACCCAAAAGTGATGAAAGGGGTGGTGGTAAGAGGTTGTGTGTGTTGGAGAACATAGGCTGCTGGGATGATGCTCTGAGCGGCTCCCAGTTGAGTTGTGATGTGGTTTTGGAACAAGTTATGATTTCAATTTAGTGTTTCTATAGATAAGTGAAGCTCTTCATTTTGGGCTAGGAGCAAATCAAGAGATTGTTGAAAGCTGgagatttgattttggggtGATGAGGTTGTGGCTGCAATTAACCCTAAGCGGTGATAGGAGGGTTGTGGGtaaggaagagagaggagaggagaggagggtTTAGTTTTTGATTACAGGTTTTCGATCGTGTAATAGGGCCATAATTGACTCAAAACAGTAACAAGGGTTACTTAGGACATTTTGCACAAAATGAGAGTACAAATCTGAAAAGTGGGCCCGGATGTTCGGTCCAGCTCAGCATATGACGTCATCTTTGGagctaaatttgaattttggacttGCGTGATGGAAAATAGAAGTGCAaggaccatcatgattaaaaaaaaaggtcatggaccaaactgatgttt
It encodes:
- the LOC112164139 gene encoding uncharacterized protein LOC112164139, coding for MADPLVARCLYSGKGYMIPLNQCMSYSELYEDIFRTFQFSPTDIVELQYSVPGCEVCFLRNDRDFQMLFCSARIHRLECVDVSVLKTGGGCRRYCSVDSGSEVIDEDDYLGDAFRTEVHKTYLSDEWSSYIHNVGDKFHGAAELREKLRKYAIALGFEFVFLRNDLDRIHAVCANVGTEGCDWHLRAFSSSANGCLYITELNNTHTCKGVVRIQKHKLLGSKVVKTCIAADVSFNLSLKPREIMSKFKSTYGFDISYKVALKAKHRAKEAIYGSDADTFSKLSWYKEAVLQSNPGSSFLLEVEPSSNRFQRLFVAYGGCVEGFQFCLPVLYVDGTFGKSIYKGQILSATGRNGNQGFYPLAICFCDSETDANWTFFFKHLKSLLEPQGRVITFISDRGVGLLSAFDKVFAGNPHLFCYKHLVANLASKYSGKEGIPFQFAVT